One region of Rhodocaloribacter litoris genomic DNA includes:
- a CDS encoding DEAD/DEAH box helicase translates to MHTFKALGLTGDVLNGVISAGYTTPTPIQTEAIPVACAGRDLIGCAQTGTGKTAAFVLPLLDRLAGPTASRRGRRPCALVLTPTRELALQVEAAIRTYGQHTRLRSLVVYGGAGLRPQIERLRQGTDIVVATPGRLLDLMNRGHADLSQVACLVLDEADRMLDMGFIHDIRKIVAGTPATRQTMLFSATMSRDVQHLARSIMKDDTATVKVGEQRNPAETVTQHACLVPNPRKMDLLVHVLENEPVQNVLVFSRTKRRADRITRQLVRRGFSATALHANKSQNQRQRALDGFRQGRFQILVATDVAARGLDVDTISHVINYDTPSQVEDYIHRIGRTGRAEATGDALTFVSGDERGYLRSIERHTSQRLPRKVYDGFTPETDREDEPTEPRRTGYHAPRSRRRRNRRRR, encoded by the coding sequence AAGCCCTCGGGCTCACCGGCGACGTTCTCAACGGCGTCATCTCCGCCGGGTACACCACCCCCACCCCCATCCAGACCGAGGCCATCCCGGTCGCCTGTGCCGGCCGGGACCTCATCGGCTGCGCCCAGACGGGCACGGGCAAAACGGCCGCCTTTGTCCTTCCCCTGCTCGACCGGCTGGCCGGGCCCACGGCGTCCCGCCGGGGCCGTCGCCCCTGCGCCCTCGTCCTCACGCCGACGCGTGAGCTGGCCCTGCAGGTCGAGGCCGCCATCCGCACCTACGGGCAACACACCCGGCTCCGCAGCCTGGTCGTCTACGGCGGCGCCGGCCTGCGACCCCAGATCGAACGCCTGCGGCAGGGCACGGACATCGTCGTCGCCACGCCGGGCCGCCTGCTCGACCTCATGAACCGGGGGCACGCCGACCTGTCGCAGGTAGCCTGCCTCGTCCTTGACGAAGCCGACCGCATGCTCGACATGGGCTTCATCCACGACATCCGCAAGATCGTCGCCGGAACGCCTGCTACGCGCCAGACGATGCTGTTTTCGGCGACCATGTCCCGCGACGTGCAGCACCTTGCCCGCAGCATCATGAAGGACGACACCGCCACGGTGAAGGTCGGCGAACAGCGCAACCCGGCCGAAACGGTCACCCAGCATGCCTGCCTGGTGCCGAACCCACGGAAGATGGACCTGCTCGTCCATGTGCTGGAGAACGAACCCGTGCAGAACGTGCTCGTCTTCTCCCGCACCAAGCGCCGGGCGGACCGCATCACCCGCCAGCTCGTCCGGCGGGGCTTCTCGGCCACGGCACTCCACGCGAACAAGTCGCAGAACCAGCGACAACGCGCCCTCGACGGGTTCAGACAGGGGCGATTCCAGATCCTGGTGGCCACCGACGTCGCCGCCCGGGGCCTCGACGTCGACACGATCTCGCACGTGATCAACTACGACACCCCCAGCCAGGTCGAGGACTACATCCACCGCATCGGCCGCACGGGCCGGGCCGAGGCCACCGGCGACGCCCTCACCTTCGTATCCGGCGACGAACGGGGCTATCTCCGAAGCATCGAGCGGCACACGTCGCAGCGCCTGCCCCGCAAGGTGTACGACGGCTTCACACCGGAGACGGACCGGGAGGATGAGCCGACCGAACCACGCCGGACGGGCTACCATGCCCCGCGGAGCCGGAGACGGAGAAACCGGCGCCGACGATGA